One segment of Arvicanthis niloticus isolate mArvNil1 chromosome 5, mArvNil1.pat.X, whole genome shotgun sequence DNA contains the following:
- the LOC143442485 gene encoding uncharacterized protein LOC143442485 has protein sequence MDQAETPGASQPGPCSLQTFPMESSQLVSSQTLETHTWNQTVMTTAYSSIPKTSCTQNSTAHPGKHIAFHFGDPSETDSLHQQVLFADWTQFPTFSHGMEVNNTPNMCLTHPQMIEVPGSSETAYNEDYCMNTLRGNRTPMFYNTAMCESQKIELSDDQVALCGNQADQDPNEDHLTPSMCDQTFSGNLDMPVSGEKTSYYTQMTHRNGEHLTLYGNHMTAPNYSKNLLPNQMFSDQNYFGDQQTKAVADEIFPRDQMIASVGYQALYEHQMTDTGDHINHYGQITSLRSQNVNRGQVKFLGDDHTHCGYPTSIYAADQDLCEDHQGKNPIGGQPLYDAQISTPGFDTTLQVTSRTKFNKEENLSFHLMISSTCEETFNLGQMRISDDQNVYTGQKGAPTVKESLDPQVTSLSNQTPYVGISPCPSSSPLAPKQHLESSSASSLIQGQHPKITTYLKTQSQKKPHPLKRYFCTYKDCGKSYTKSHHLKDHMRIHTGEKPYVCNKPGCEWKFSHKADLLRHQKKHNGKRPYPCLMCNKAFSRLYYLRKHMKDHNPSSPTNGT, from the coding sequence ATGGACCAGGCAGAAACCCCAGGTGCTTCCCAGCCAGGACCCTGCAGTCTCCAGACTTTCCCTATGGAGTCCAGCCAGCTTGTTTCATCTCAGACCTTGGAGACACATACCTGGAATCAAACAGTGATGACAACTGCGTACTCTAGCATACCCAAGACATCATGTACTCAGAACTCAACAGCACACCCTGGAAAACACATTGCTTTTCATTTTGGAGATCCAAGTGAGACTGATTCTCTGCACCAGCAAGTTTTGTTTGCTGACTGGACACAATTTCCTACATTCTCTCATGGGATGGAGGTCAACAACACCCCCAATATGTGTCTCACTCATCCCCAGATGATAGAAGTACCTGGCAGCAGTGAAACTGCCTATAATGAAGACTACTGTATGAATACTCTGAGGGGTAACAGGACTCCTATGTTCTATAATACAGCCATGTGTGAGAGTCAGAAGATTGAACTTAGTGATGATCAAGTTGCTCTCTGTGGAAACCAAGCAGACCAGGACCCAAATGAGGATCATCTCACTCCTTCTATGTGTGACCAGACCTTCAGTGGTAACCTTGACATGCCTGTAAGTGGTGAGAAGACCTCTTACTATACTCAGATGACACACAGGAATGGAGAGCACCTAACTCTGTATGGGAATCACATGACAGCACCAAATTATAGCAAGAACCTTCTTCCCAATCAAATGTTTTCTGACCAGAACTATTTTGGAGATCAGCAGACAAAAGCTGTAGCTGATGAGATATTCCCTAGGGATCAGATGATAGCCTCTGTTGGATACCAGGCTTTGTATGAGCATCAGATGACTGACACTGGTGACCACATAAACCACTATGGTCAGATAACATCCTTGAGGAGTCAGAATGTTAACAGAGGTCAGGTGAAATTCCTGGGTGATGACCACACCCACTGTGGGTATCCAACATCAATCTATGCAGCTGACCAGGATTTATGTGAGGATCATCAAGGAAAAAATCCAATTGGTGGCCAGCCTCTCTATGACGCTCAGATCTCAACCCCTGGTTTTGACACAACTCTTCAAGTGACCAGCAGGACAAAATTCAATAAAGAAGAGAATCTGTCTTTTCATCTGATGATATCTTCCACTTGTGAAGAGACTTTCAACTTAGGTCAGATGAGGATCTCTGATGATCAGAATGTCTACACAGGTCAGAAGGGAGCACCCACTGTTAAAGAAAGCCTTGATCCTCAGGTGACTTCACTTAGTAATCAAACCCCATATGTGGGTATATCCCCATGTCCTTCAAGTTCCCCTTTGGCCCCAAAACAACATCTGGAAAGCTCTTCTGCTTCCAGTTTAATCCAAGGACAGCATCCAAAGATAACAACATACCTCAAGACCCAGAGCCAGAAAAAGCCTCATCCTTTGAAGCGCTACTTCTGTACCTACAAGGATTGTGGGAAATCTTACACAAAGTCTCACCACCTCAAAGACCACATGAGGatacacactggagagaaaccatatgtgTGCAATAAGCCTGGATGTGAATGGAAATTCTCCCACAAAGCAGATCTCCTCAGACATCAGAAAAAGCACAATGGGAAGAGGCCATACCCCTGTCTCATGTGCAACAAAGCCTTTTCCAGATTGTATTACCTCAGGAAGCATATGAAAGACCATAATCCTTCTTCACCCACCAATGGAACCTAA